From a region of the Zingiber officinale cultivar Zhangliang chromosome 4B, Zo_v1.1, whole genome shotgun sequence genome:
- the LOC121976660 gene encoding ubiquitin carboxyl-terminal hydrolase 4-like, with product MGATGSKLEKALGEQFPEGERYYGLENFGNTCYCNSVLQALFFCAPFREQLLEYHEKNKNNGDAEENLLTCLADLFSQISSQKKKTGVVSPRRFVQRVKKQNELFRSYMHQDAHEFLNFLLNELVDILEKEANTPKSSSEASSMPQKLANGQTNLHVNGVTKESLVPWVHKSFQGTLTNETKCLLCETVTARDEPFLDLSLDIEQNSSITSCLKNFSSTETLNAEDKFFCDKCCSLQEAQKRMKIKKPPNILVIHLKRFKYIEQLGRYKKLLYRVVFPLELKLNNTVENSDTEYALFAVVVHVGVGPNHGHYVSLVKSHNHWLYFDDENVEMIDESTVQTYFGSAQEYTGNTDHGYILFYESLNSKR from the exons ATGGGAGCGACGGGATCGAAGCTTGAGAAGGCTCTCGGCGAGCAGTTCCCGGAAGGTGAGCGGTACTATGGCCTTGAGAACTTTGGCAACACCTGCTACTGCAACAGCGTCTTGCAG GCTCTTTTTTTCTGTGCCCCTTTCCGGGAGCAATTGCTGGAGTATCatgaaaagaataaaaataatggTGATGCAGAGGAGAATCTTTTGACATGTCTTGCTGACCTATTTTCTCAG ATCAGTTCTCAGAAGAAGAAAACTGGTGTTGTCTCTCCTAGGCGCTTTGTACAAAGGGTGAAGAAACAAAATGAGTTGTTCCGTAGTTACATGCACCAG GATGCTCATGAGTTTTTGAATTTCCTGCTCAACGAGCTTGTTGATATTCTAGAGAAAGAAGCCAATACTCCAAAGTCCTCATCCGAGGCCTCATCGATGCCCCAAAAACTTGCAAATGGCCAAACTAATCTGCATGTCAATGGTGTAACAAAAGAGTCCCTTGTTCCTTGGGTTCACAAAAGTTTTCAA GGCACTCTTACCAATGAAACAAAATGTTTGCTTTGTGAAACTGTTACTGCTAGAGATGAACCATTTTTGGACTTAAGCCTCGACATTGAACAAAATAGTTCAATCACAAGTTGTCTCAAAAATTTCAGTTCAACTGAAACCCTCAATGCAGAAGATAAGTTCTTCTGTGACAAATGTTGCAG CTTGCAAGAGGCCCAAAAAAGGATGAAGATCAAGAAGCCACCTAACATCCTCGTAATCCATCTCAAGCGCTTCAAATATATCGAACAGCTGGGCCGCTACAAGAAGCTACTCTACCGTGTCGTCTTTCCCTTGGAGTTGAAACTGAACAACACCGTCGAGAATTCAGATACCGAGTATGCTCTCTTTGCTGTGGTGGTTCATGTGGGAGTTGGCCCCAACCACGGACACTATGTTAGTCTCGTGAAGAGTCACAACCATTGGCTTTATTTCGACGATGAAAATGTTGAAATGATTGATGAATCGACTGTCCAAACATACTTTGGGTCGGCACAGGAGTACACAGGTAACACTGATCACGGGTACATTCTGTTCTACGAGAGCCTCAATAGCAAAAGATGA
- the LOC121976659 gene encoding transcription termination factor MTERF8, chloroplastic-like, whose translation MIALALRFTPMGLTLPRLSPAIGGGSRISVRLPAPTTDLQSYLCIARAATNGSPLAFSFLRELHLDENEAEALLLAHPELELAPMPSLRGRVLALRSLGISGLELSRTVLRRPDVLSQPEFGPFLDFALHELKGIKPAKLEQILTSIPLQFLEGIVGGSTMLLDHGVPSDKLGHVLTHVHVRKVFCERPLRDLEQMVLFLKHYGWPELVLRRPMLLNLDLHGQLTPRVEFLVELGGGDAAAVRVLLAKLPALLSYTVEHYKSHLAFWRSVGISNEELFKIAMVYPKIFSVSKERKLEPRIEFLKQCNMDAVDIFKFLVRAPLFMSLSFEENLSKKLNFLVKIGYEHRTRELAWAFGATTRTSCENMQRVIGLFLSYGFSCEDIVVMSKKHPQVLQYNHESLEKKMEFLIEEMERDIRELLVFPAFLGYKLDERIKRRHATKQEISGKQMPLTLLSLSTERFH comes from the coding sequence ATGATTGCCTTGGCCTTGCGCTTCACCCCCATGGGGTTGACTCTACCGCGCCTTTCCCCAGCCATCGGAGGCGGCAGTCGCATATCTGTCCGCCTTCCTGCTCCCACCACCGACCTCCAGTCTTATCTCTGCATCGCACGCGCGGCCACGAATGGCTCTCCCTTGGCGTTTTCCTTCCTGCGCGAGCTCCATTTGGACGAGAACGAAGCCGAGGCGCTCCTCCTCGCGCACCCGGAGCTCGAGCTCGCGCCTATGCCGTCCCTCCGCGGCCGCGTCCTCGCACTGCGGAGCCTCGGCATCTCCGGACTCGAGCTCAGCCGCACCGTACTCCGGCGCCCGGACGTTCTATCGCAACCCGAGTTCGGCCCGTTCCTCGACTTCGCGCTGCATGAGTTGAAGGGGATCAAGCCGGCGAAGCTGGAGCAGATTTTGACGAGTATTCCTCTCCAGTTCCTTGAGGGCATCGTCGGCGGATCCACCATGCTACTAGACCACGGCGTGCCGAGTGATAAGCTAGGGCACGTCCTCACCCACGTTCACGTCAGGAAGGTGTTCTGCGAAAGGCCCCTGAGAGACTTGGAACAGATGGTTCTCTTCCTGAAGCATTACGGATGGCCTGAATTGGTCCTCCGCCGGCCTATGCTTCTGAATCTAGATCTCCACGGCCAATTAACTCCCAGAGTTGAGTTCCTCGTCGAACTTGGCGGTGGGGATGCGGCCGCCGTCCGGGTCTTGCTCGCCAAATTGCCTGCATTGTTATCCTACACTGTAGAGCATTACAAGTCCCACCTGGCGTTCTGGAGATCAGTCGGCATCTCCAATGAAGAGCTGTTCAAGATTGCGATGGTATATCCTAAAATCTTCAGTGTCAGCAAGGAGCGGAAGCTCGAGCCTCGGATCGAGTTCTTGAAGCAATGCAATATGGATGCAGTGGATATCTTCAAGTTCCTGGTCAGGGCTCCCCTGTTCATGAGCCTCTCCTTCGAGGAAAACCTCTCCAAGAAACTGAATTTCCTTGTTAAGATTGGTTACGAACATCGGACTAGGGAGTTGGCGTGGGCATTTGGGGCCACTACGAGGACGAGCTGCGAGAACATGCAGAGAGTCATTGGGCTCTTCCTGAGCTACGGGTTCTCTTGCGAGGACATAGTAGTGATGAGCAAGAAGCATCCTCAGGTGCTGCAGTATAACCATGAATCACTGGAGAAGAAAATGGAGTTCCTCATCGAAGAAATGGAGCGCGACATCAGAGAATTACTTGTCTTCCCGGCGTTTCTTGGCTACAAGCTTGACGAACGGATTAAGAGACGTCATGCGACAAAACAGGAGATAAGTGGGAAACAGATGCCACTTACACTCTTGAGTTTATCTACTGAGAGGTTTCATTGA